A genomic window from Gossypium hirsutum isolate 1008001.06 chromosome D10, Gossypium_hirsutum_v2.1, whole genome shotgun sequence includes:
- the LOC107915435 gene encoding receptor-like protein 7, which produces MENLGFLIALFFLFSSSTSLHPSSHTNLQNHCLDDQRSALLQLQHHLYYAPNFTFSSKLELWDPNTHCCSWKGVTCDALGHVIGIDLSYQTFQATFTPFSISIISNALNLAGNNFNTTLFSYGFGKLPKFTHLNLSASCFHGQIPVGFSHLTRLVSLNLSYQEDCYWRNDQNDVSFDYPTLKLEKPNFKILIKKMRSLRELYLDGVNISSPSSEWCETTSLSLPKLSVLSMSNCDLSGHFPAEFFLLPKMQRLDISGNSRLMGQLPEFPINNSLEVLSLRYTNFSGKLPESISNLKLLRVLILSKLGLKFNSSSGSIPASVANLSNLVELDLSHNNFNGSIHPFHRSGVPNLASLDLSWNHLSGSIPSSLFTLSTLQTLSLGYNSFSDYLLKLDMFFQLSNFRLPDLSNMSLLIGSHNKSPTFPQLETLQLSSCNLTEFPEFIKSQNKLTYLDLSNNRIHGLVPNWLWKSTLEVLHLSSNAIDIPNQFPFDDANSSFPMLRCTSIPDFGGATLLSTLQLNDNKLEGKLLRSLANCTSLKILNLGNNTLHDTFPLWLGKLPRLMVLILRANRFYGPIKHLENNFPALDVLDIASNKFSGKLSIEFFQATHKLRSLKINGNNLEGKLPRFYGSIKFSGDGNAFPMLHILDLASNNFSSEVSIEFFQSLRGMMVIDGNKAKPTLGSLTELESLDLSQNSLSGKIPLQLTSLTFLEVLNLSYNQLDGSIPQRYQFGTFLNNSYIGNTRLCGVPLTKKCNEVGSQMLPQKEGEDSWIDGLSVWKVMLMGYECGLVIGFSIGYTVLNEFGNKWIASFIRKWKRSR; this is translated from the exons ATGGAGAACCTTGGTTTCCTAATTGCACTGTTTTTCCTCTTCTCCTCCTCCACTTCCCTTCACCCATCTTCTCATACTAATCTCCAAAACCATTGCCTTGATGACCAGAGGTCTGCTCTCCTACAATTGCAACATCATCTCTATTATGCCCCAAACTTCACTTTCTCTTCCAAACTTGAGCTCTGGGATCCCAACACCCATTGTTGCTCTTGGAAAGGAGTTACATGTGATGCTCTTGGTCATGTCATTGGGATTGATCTCAGTTACCAAACCTTTCAGGCAACTTTCACTCCATTTTCAATCTCCATCATCTCCAACGCCTTAAATCTTGCTGGAAACAATTTTAATACCACTCTGTTTTCGTATGGGTTTGGAAAACTCCCAAAATTTACTCATCTCAACCTTTCGGCCTCATGTTTCCATGGCCAAATTCCGGTGGGGTTCTCACACTTAACAAGGTTAGTCTCTCTTAACCTATCTTATCAAGAAGATTGCTATTGGAGAAATGATCAAAATGATGTTTCATTTGACTACCCTACATTGAAACTAGAGAAACCAAACTTCAAAATATTGATAAAGAAAATGAGGTCTCTTAGAGAGTTGTATTTGGATGGAGTGAATATTTCAAGTCCAAGTAGTGAATGGTGTGAAACCACATCGCTGTCACTTCCCAAGCTGAGTGTTTTAAGCATGTCCAACTGCGATTTGAGTGGGCATTTTCCAGCAGAATTTTTCTTATTGCCCAAAATGCAAAGACTTGATATTTCAGGAAACTCTCGTCTCATGGGCCAACTGCCAGAATTTCCAATTAACAACTCTTTGGAGGTGTTGTCATTGCGATATACTAATTTCAGTGGTAAATTGCCAGAATCAATCAGCAATCTTAAATTGTTGAGAGTTTTAATTCTTTCTAAACTTggcctcaaatttaactcaagTTCTGGATCCATTCCAGCATCAGTTGCAAATCTCAGTAACCTTGTGGAATTGGATCTAAGTCATAACAATTTCAATGGTTCAATCCATCCATTTCATAGATCTGGAGTTCCAAATCTTGCATCTCTTGATTTGTCATGGAACCACCTTTCTGGATCAATACCTTCTTCCTTATTTACTCTTTCAACATTGCAAACCCTCTCCCTTGGATACAACAGCTTTAGTGATTACCTATTAAAGCTTGACATGTTTTTCCAACTCAGCAACTTCAGGCTTCCCGACCTATCCAACATGAgcttgttaattggaagccacaACAAAAGTCCTACTTTTCCCCAATTAGAGACTCTACAACTAAGCTCATGCAACCTTACTGAATTTCCAGAATTCATCAAAAGCCAAAACAAGTTGACTTACCTAGATCTTTCTAACAACCGAATCCACGGTCTTGTTCCAAATTGGTTGTGGAAGAGCACACTTGAAGTATTACACCTTTCTTCCAATGCGATTGACATTCCAAATCAGTTTCCTTTTGATGATGCAAATTCCTCCTTTCCAATGCTGAGATG TACCAGCATACCAGATTTTGGAGGAGCAACCCTACTGTCCACTCTTCAACTCAATGACAATAAATTGGAAGGGAAGTTACTGAGGTCATTAGCCAATTGCACATCTCTCAAAATTTTAAACCTTGGAAACAATACTCTGCACGACACATTTCCTTTGTGGTTGGGAAAGTTGCCTCGTTTGATGGTTCTTATACTACGAGCAAACAGGTTTTATGGTCCAATTAAACATTTGGAAAATAATTTTCCAGCACTGGATGTACTAGACATTGCTTCCAATAAATTTTCTGGTAAACTATCTATTGAATTCTTCCAAGCCACACATAAGCTAAGGTCACTCAAAATCAACGGGAACAACTTGGAAGGGAAGTTGCCAAG ATTTTATGGTTCCATTAAATTTTCCGGAGATGGAAATGCTTTCCCAATGTTACATATACTGGATCTTGCTTCCAATAACTTTTCAAGTGAGGTATCTATTGAATTTTTCCAATCTTTGAGGGGAATGATGGTGATTGATGGCAACAAAGCTAAGCCAA CATTAGGAAGCTTAACCGAGCTCGAGTCATTGGATCTCTCCCAAAATAGTCTCTCGGGAAAGATTCCTCTACAGCTTACAAGCCTAACTTTTCTTGAAGTGTTGAATCTCTCTTACAACCAACTTGATGGAAGCATTCCACAGCGCTACCAATTCGGTAcatttttaaataattcctaCATAGGAAACACAAGATTGTGTGGGGTTCCTTTGACAAAGAAATGCAATGAAGTTGGTTCGCAAATGCTGCCGCAAAAGGAGGGTGAAGATTCGTGGATAGATGGTTTATCTGTTTGGAAAGTCATGTTGATGGGGTATGAATGTGGATTGGTGATTGGATTTTCTATTGGATATACAGTGCTGAATGAGTTTGGAAACAAATGGATTGCTAGTTTTATTCGGAAATGGAAAAGATCTAGGTGA